TCTGTTGCTTGACCTCTCTTTGCTCTGACGTGAACAACTTCTCTAGGCTTCTCCATTTCTCGTTCTCTGGTTCGTTTTCTCTTCTTTCCATTACAATTCTGTCAAGAAAAGAgtgtaatatttatttagaaagGGTTCGATCCCCTCATAATTCTTGAGCAGAAATATGACGAATTAACATACTTAACCTTGTTTGGTCCGAAAAAATCAGCTCCACAGAACAAACTGATAGGAGGCTTAACCAAGTTTCCGGGCTCCAAAGTTATACTTTTGTTGTTGCATCCATGGCTTGGAGGGAAGAGATGAAACGTTGGATCGTAAACCGGAATGGCAGTCTCCATTGTTCTTGGAATTTCATCATTAAGTTGTATTGGAAACTGATTCTGATCGTTATGATAAAAGAATCCATCATTGAATACCGTGGAGGGTCCAATCCCTTGGAGATTTCTGTTGAAACTTTCGATCGAAACCAAGTTGTTGAATAGTTCTATGTTTGAATTCATTTGTGAGAGTGGAGGTTTAGGGTTCTGCAAATTTACATTGAATTCATCCATGAAATTAATAAAAGTTTTTAAGTGAAAAGGAAATATACGTAAATTTTAGTTCTGTGAGATGTTACTATCAGAATTGCTATATATAGATGCAAAATTTTTGCCCATAAAATCGGTGTGGCAATTTTCTTGCCACAAGAAGTTACAGGTTTCGGTGAGATATCATACAAAGCCCATCTTTTCTTTGTTAAAATTCTTgataaaatttgaattattgGCCAAACATATGATTTATCAGTTTAAAATAAGAGTTGGAAtcattgaatattgaaaataagggatgtaaatattgaaaattagtgtgtaatgatgtatgtaatgatatatttatttttggatgatttccaaagaaattttataaataggtatctcaatttgtgaagaaaacACACAATTAAgtagaaaaaaatttataaagtgtgtaatttaatatattttgtgagtttgagatttttactttttcctgtaaatttttacttttaacacgttatcagcacgatacTCAAACGTTCGgttctccatatttttccaagctccaaaacaCAGGAAAAACGTAACGATATTCAAaagtaagaatatttattttactgtttatttatttttattgtgtatatatttaatatataatatcatgttattatataaaaggagtctatgacacctcattataataacgtgatgtgattaaattattatatcgcttatataattttattgtgttactgtttatttattgtgtatatatatatttgaataatatcatgttattatataaaaagatTAACTGAtacctcattataataatgtgatgtgattattttactgtttatatatttttattgtgttatataataattatatatatgagtgttaatgaatatcaatcaaaatgatttgaaagttcttgtttcagatgcgacactccaggacattggtctcgTATTTGTCGAACCCCGAGCACCTTTGTAAGCTctataaagaataaataaagggaaaagaaaaagagaccaaCTTCACCGAACACAGTggccgtttgagtgattcaactcatttttaTGATGCAgattttctgaatgatttctTCGAAAATAATCAATATATTAGTGGAattgaaatataaaatattttatttttcatgtgcaTAATTATGATGTCTATATATTGTCAGTAATTATTTTCATTGCATATTCTTTttaaagttcaaatatggaaaccGCTATGAACAAAGCTAAACAAGGAACTAATCTTatggaagtttgcatacccgataatGGTACAACGTACACTATtatccgagataaaagat
This genomic interval from Primulina eburnea isolate SZY01 chromosome 16, ASM2296580v1, whole genome shotgun sequence contains the following:
- the LOC140816944 gene encoding transcription factor BEE 3-like; translation: MDEFNVNLQNPKPPLSQMNSNIELFNNLVSIESFNRNLQGIGPSTVFNDGFFYHNDQNQFPIQLNDEIPRTMETAIPVYDPTFHLFPPSHGCNNKSITLEPGNLVKPPISLFCGADFFGPNKNCNGKKRKRTREREMEKPREVVHVRAKRGQATDSHSLSERLRRDKINEKLRFLQDLVPGCYKTMGMAVMLDVIINYVRSLQNQINFLSMKLSAASLFYDFHSSEAKIIEARLGTTGYEAQAGMEKNAGENYGGFSQFQTSWPL